In Lepus europaeus isolate LE1 chromosome 9, mLepTim1.pri, whole genome shotgun sequence, the following are encoded in one genomic region:
- the CXCR6 gene encoding C-X-C chemokine receptor type 6, with protein MEDEYLDPGFFINSTESSQEHECFLRFRKVFVPCVYLAVFTCGLIGNSLVLVIYIFYQKLKSLTDVFLMNLPLADLVFVCTLPFWAYAGLHEWVFGELMCRTLLGIYAINFYTSMLTLTCITVDRFIAVVQATKAYNQQAARRSWGKAICTLIWVASLLVSLPQIIYGSVLHLDKHVCDYHGEEISTVILATQMALGFFLPLLAMIVCYSVIVRTLLRARGFRKHKSLKIIFLVVAVFLLTQTPFNLVKLIRSTSWEYHAMTSFSYVVVVTEAVAYLRACLNPVLYAFVGLKFRKNCLKLVKDAGCLPYLGATSQSKSSEDNSKTCSASHHAEATSMFQL; from the coding sequence ATGGAGGACGAGTACCTCGACCCCGGGTTCTTCATCAACTCCACAGAAAGCAGCCAGGAGCACGAGTGCTTCTTACGCTTCAGGAAGGTCTTCGTGCCCTGCGTGTACCTGGCGGTGTTCACCTGCGGCCTGATAGGCAACTCCCTGGTGCTGGTCATCTACATCTTCTACCAGAAGCTGAAGAGCCTGACAGACGTGTTCCTGATGAACCTGCCCTTGGCTGACCTGGTCTTCGTCTGCACTCTGCCCTTCTGGGCCTATGCAGGCCTCCACGAGTGGGTCTTTGGCGAGCTCATGTGCAGGACCCTGCTGGGCATCTACGCCATAAACTTCTACACGTCCATGCTCACCCTCACCTGCATCACCGTGGATCGCTTCATTGCAGTGGTTCAGGCCACCAAGGCCTACAACCAGCAGGCCGCGCGCAGAAGCTGGGGCAAGGCCATCTGCACGCTCATCTGGGTGGCCTCCCTCCTGGTTTCTCTGCCACAGATCATCTACGGCAGTGTCCTGCACCTCGACAAGCACGTCTGCGACTACCACGGCGAGGAGATTTCCACCGTGATTCTTGCCACCCAGATGGCTCTGGGCTTCTTCCTGCCACTGCTCGCCATGATTGTCTGCTACTCGGTCATTGTCAGGACCCTGCTTCGGGCTCGCGGCTTCCGGAAGCACAAGTCTCTCAAGATCATCTTCCTGGTAGTGGCCGTGTTCTTGCTGACCCAGACGCCGTTCAACCTGGTGAAGCTCATCCGGAGCACGAGCTGGGAGTACCACGCCATGACCAGCTTCAGTTACGTTGTCGTGGTGACGGAGGCCGTCGCGTACCTGAGGGCCTGCCTGAACCCTGTGCTCTACGCCTTTGTCGGCCTCAAGTTCCGCAAGAACTGCCTGAAACTTGTGAAGGACGCTGGCTGCCTCCCTTACCTGGGGGCCACAAGTCAATCGAAGTCTTCTGAGGACAATTCCAAGACGTGCTCTGCGTCCCACCACGCGGAGGCCACCAGCATGTTCCAGCTGTAG